Proteins from one Telopea speciosissima isolate NSW1024214 ecotype Mountain lineage chromosome 1, Tspe_v1, whole genome shotgun sequence genomic window:
- the LOC122668137 gene encoding UMP-CMP kinase isoform X2 gives MWRRVVSLYPLLSPSKSSVLHRAKSGIASNEKTPFIVFVLGGPGSGKGTQCAKIVETFGFRHLSAGDLLRKEISSNNENGVMILDTIKEGKIVPSEVTVKLIQKEIESSDNYKFLIDGFPRSEENRIAFEKILGVEPNIVLFYDCPEDEMVRRVLSRNEGRVDDNVDTIKKRLKVFAALNLPVIKHYTVRGKVCKINAVGAVDEVFEQVRPIFTLMVK, from the exons atgtggAGGCGCGTCGTCTCCCTTTATCCCCTCCTTTCTCCGTCCAAATCATCTGTTCTTCACCGG GCCAAAAGTGGAATCGCCTCAAATGAGAAGACCCCGTTCATAGTTTTTGTCTTAG GTGGTCCTGGTAGTGGAAAAGGTACACAATGTGCAAAGATTGTAGAGACCTTTGGATTCAGACATCTTAGTGCTGGAGATTTACTGAGGAAGGAAATATCTTCTAATAATGAAAATGG TGTGATGATCCTTGACACAATTAAGGAAGGGAAGATTGTTCCTTCTGAAGTGACAGTCAAACTAATTCAGAAGGAGATAGAATCAAGTGATAACTATAAATTTCTCATTGATGGTTTCCCACGAAGTGAGGAGAACCGGATTGCATTTGAAAAAATT CTTGGTGTGGAACCAAACATTGTGCTTTTCTATGACTGTCCAGAAGATGAGATGGTGAGACGAGTGCTAAGCCGCAATGAG GGACGAGTTGATGATAATGTAGATACGATCAAGAAACGACTAAAAGTGTTTGCAGCGTTAAATCTTCCTGTTATCAAACATTACACTGTGAGGGGTAAAGTTTGCAAG ATAAATGCGGTAGGAGCAGTAGATGAGGTATTTGAACAAGTTCGCCCAATATTCACT CTGATGGTCAAATGA
- the LOC122638614 gene encoding uncharacterized protein LOC122638614 isoform X1 produces MAALSIASASVFGRSGARGISSTSRWRPRISCIGWVWDPERLYGPPQTGHIARREFQRRLEKDAEARESFQKHVHEEQERRRALRQSRELPETPTETIEYFLDTEAQELEFEIARLRHILNQEFFSHLQFELGQLRFAMSKTEAMEDRLAELETMQKVLLEGTEAYDKMQADLIKAKESLTKILTSKDVKATLLEMVERNKLNRSLLTLLDENIANAHKGGQKQAAEFMEKVRGAVLRYITV; encoded by the exons ATGGCCGCTCTCAGCATCGCATCCGCGAGCGTATTTGGACGAAGTGGGGCGAGAGGAATCAGTTCGACTTCTCGTTGGCGACCCAGAATTTCCTGTATTGGATGGGTATGG GATCCCGAACGCCTATATGGTCCGCCGCAGACCGGACACATAGCTCGAAGAGAGTTTCAGAGACGTCTTGAGAAGGATGCTGAAGCTCGGGAATCCTTCCAAAAACATGTGCACGAAGAACAAGAGCGTCGCCGAGCTCTTCGCCAG TCTCGCGAATTGCCAGAGACACCTACAGAGACGATAGAATATTTTCTGGACACGGAAGCTCAGGAGCTTGAGTTCGAGATTGCGAGGTTGAGGCATAT ATTGAACCAGGAGTTTTTCTCACACCTGCAATTTGAGTTGGGCCAACTAAGATTTGCTATGTCAAAAACCGAG GCTATGGAAGACAGATTGGCTGAGCTCGAGACAATGCAAAAGGTTCTGCTTGAAGGAACAG AAGCTTATGATAAAATGCAGGCAGACCTCATTAAGGCAAAAGAAAGCCTAACCAAGATATTGACATCGAAGGATGTAAAAGCAACT TTATTGGAGATGGTTGAGCGAAATAAACTCAATAGATCATTACTGACACTCCTTGATGAAAATATAGCAAATGCTCACAAGGGTGGCCAG AAACAAGCAGCAGAATTCATGGAGAAAGTCCGTGGAGCTGTTCTTAGGTACATTACAGTTTGA
- the LOC122638614 gene encoding uncharacterized protein LOC122638614 isoform X2: MAALSIASASVFGRSGARGISSTSRWRPRISCIGWDPERLYGPPQTGHIARREFQRRLEKDAEARESFQKHVHEEQERRRALRQSRELPETPTETIEYFLDTEAQELEFEIARLRHILNQEFFSHLQFELGQLRFAMSKTEAMEDRLAELETMQKVLLEGTEAYDKMQADLIKAKESLTKILTSKDVKATLLEMVERNKLNRSLLTLLDENIANAHKGGQKQAAEFMEKVRGAVLRYITV; encoded by the exons ATGGCCGCTCTCAGCATCGCATCCGCGAGCGTATTTGGACGAAGTGGGGCGAGAGGAATCAGTTCGACTTCTCGTTGGCGACCCAGAATTTCCTGTATTGGATGG GATCCCGAACGCCTATATGGTCCGCCGCAGACCGGACACATAGCTCGAAGAGAGTTTCAGAGACGTCTTGAGAAGGATGCTGAAGCTCGGGAATCCTTCCAAAAACATGTGCACGAAGAACAAGAGCGTCGCCGAGCTCTTCGCCAG TCTCGCGAATTGCCAGAGACACCTACAGAGACGATAGAATATTTTCTGGACACGGAAGCTCAGGAGCTTGAGTTCGAGATTGCGAGGTTGAGGCATAT ATTGAACCAGGAGTTTTTCTCACACCTGCAATTTGAGTTGGGCCAACTAAGATTTGCTATGTCAAAAACCGAG GCTATGGAAGACAGATTGGCTGAGCTCGAGACAATGCAAAAGGTTCTGCTTGAAGGAACAG AAGCTTATGATAAAATGCAGGCAGACCTCATTAAGGCAAAAGAAAGCCTAACCAAGATATTGACATCGAAGGATGTAAAAGCAACT TTATTGGAGATGGTTGAGCGAAATAAACTCAATAGATCATTACTGACACTCCTTGATGAAAATATAGCAAATGCTCACAAGGGTGGCCAG AAACAAGCAGCAGAATTCATGGAGAAAGTCCGTGGAGCTGTTCTTAGGTACATTACAGTTTGA
- the LOC122668137 gene encoding UMP-CMP kinase isoform X1 → MWRRVVSLYPLLSPSKSSVLHRAKSGIASNEKTPFIVFVLGGPGSGKGTQCAKIVETFGFRHLSAGDLLRKEISSNNENGVMILDTIKEGKIVPSEVTVKLIQKEIESSDNYKFLIDGFPRSEENRIAFEKILGVEPNIVLFYDCPEDEMVRRVLSRNEGRVDDNVDTIKKRLKVFAALNLPVIKHYTVRGKVCKINAVGAVDEVFEQVRPIFTELMVK, encoded by the exons atgtggAGGCGCGTCGTCTCCCTTTATCCCCTCCTTTCTCCGTCCAAATCATCTGTTCTTCACCGG GCCAAAAGTGGAATCGCCTCAAATGAGAAGACCCCGTTCATAGTTTTTGTCTTAG GTGGTCCTGGTAGTGGAAAAGGTACACAATGTGCAAAGATTGTAGAGACCTTTGGATTCAGACATCTTAGTGCTGGAGATTTACTGAGGAAGGAAATATCTTCTAATAATGAAAATGG TGTGATGATCCTTGACACAATTAAGGAAGGGAAGATTGTTCCTTCTGAAGTGACAGTCAAACTAATTCAGAAGGAGATAGAATCAAGTGATAACTATAAATTTCTCATTGATGGTTTCCCACGAAGTGAGGAGAACCGGATTGCATTTGAAAAAATT CTTGGTGTGGAACCAAACATTGTGCTTTTCTATGACTGTCCAGAAGATGAGATGGTGAGACGAGTGCTAAGCCGCAATGAG GGACGAGTTGATGATAATGTAGATACGATCAAGAAACGACTAAAAGTGTTTGCAGCGTTAAATCTTCCTGTTATCAAACATTACACTGTGAGGGGTAAAGTTTGCAAG ATAAATGCGGTAGGAGCAGTAGATGAGGTATTTGAACAAGTTCGCCCAATATTCACTGAG CTGATGGTCAAATGA